Proteins co-encoded in one Papaver somniferum cultivar HN1 chromosome 5, ASM357369v1, whole genome shotgun sequence genomic window:
- the LOC113278814 gene encoding DNA topoisomerase 1 alpha-like, translating to MTSFKAMHDYDDDNDGPIISKRRKTTTSSNVDSKHEYDSKMMTTTTSDSGMVVSPSVLPSGSNKSKQSQVGGDSRFPYTVEENSKLMDEDKMNLTSLFQLPSSSDSIKQVSETANTDDQDDEEDNLTLIERKEKLEEDNLTLAERKEKLEAASALGRISKTKIAAKKVTSSSLKCASKKIIKSRSKSTNLHLNSGAGKKWTTFAHNGIVLPPPYKPHGVKMLYNGEQVELTPEQEEVATMFAVMKDTEFAAKPKFIENFMNDWRVILGKEHVIKKFHLCDFTPIYDWHQNEKDKKKQLSALERKALKEEKLKEDERYMWAFVDGKKEKVGNFRVEPPGLFRGRGEHPKMGKLKRRIRPDEITINIGKGEPVPECPIPNERWKEVKHDNTVTWLAFWKNPIDPKAFKYVFLDDTSSWKGQSDKDKYEKARLLKDYILDIRANYRKDFRNKDLMKQQISVAAYLIDMLALRAGNEKDDDEADTVGCCTLKVENVSLVPQTNKLEINFLGKDSIKYENTVEVDPLVYKAIGEFKKGKNTGEELFDKLDTYKLNAHLKELMPGLTAKVFRTYNASITLDKLLNSEIMNRNVAEKVVVYNRANKEVAKLCNHQRSEPKSHGAQMLKLRDNIVKLKGVLDGLETNLHRVRKGKAPLQLDADDGKPKKNFTPEILQRKIKLTLDKIEKTERDMDLKKELKTTALGTSKTNYLDPRISVAWCKRHEVPIEKIFNKSLLAKFAWAMDVDPSFRF from the exons ATGACTAGTTTCAAAGCCATGCAcgattatgatgatgataatgatggacCTATAATCTCCAAGAGAAggaaaacaacaacatcatctaATGTCGACAGCAAGCATGAATATGATTCAAAGATGATGACAACAACAACATCTGACAGCGGCATGGTGGTGTCCCCGTCTGTACTGCCATCGGGGTCTAATAAATCAAAGCAATCGCAGGTTGGAGGAGATTCCAGATTTCCTTATACTGTGGAAGAAAATTCCAAATTGATGGACGAAGATAAAATGAATTTGACGTCATTGTTCCAGTTGCCGTCGTCTAGTGACAGTATTAAGCAAGTCTCTGAAACAGCAAACACAGATGACCAAGATGATGAAGAGGACAACCTTACGCTCATCGAGAGAAAGGAAAAACTTGAAGAGGACAACCTTACGCTCGCCGAGAGAAAGGAAAAACTTGAAGCTGCTTCTGCATTGGGTAGGATATCCAAAACTAAAATAGCAGCAAAAAAGGTGACTTCTTCTTCACTCAAGTGTGcatcaaagaaaataataaagagcaGGTCTAAGTCGACGAATTTACACCTCAATTCTGGTGCCGGAAAGAAATGGACTACTTTTGCACACAACGGTATTGTATTACCACCTCCATACAAGCCGCACGGAGTGAAGATGCTCTACAATGGAGAACAGGTTGAATTGACTCCCGAACAGGAGGAGGTTGCGACCATGTTTGCAGTCATGAAAGACACGGAGTTTGCTGCGAAACCAAAGTTTATAGAAAACTTCATGAATGATTGGAGAGTCATACTTGGGAAAGAACACGTTATCAAAAAATTCCATCTGTGTGATTTCACTCCAATCTACGATTGGCATCAGaatgagaaagacaagaaaaaacAGTTGAGCGCACTA GAAAGAAAAGCCTTGAAAGAAGAAAAGCTGAAGGAGGATGAGAGGTACATGTGGGCTTTTGTCGATGGCAAAAAAGAGAAG GTTGGAAATTTTAGAGTCGAACCACCAGGGCTTTTCCGCGGCCGTGGGGAGCATCCTAAGATGGGAAAGCTGAAACGTAGAATTCGTCCAGACGAGATTACAATAAATATAGGAAAAGGTGAACCTGTTCCAGAATGTCCAATCCCTAATGAAAGGTGGAAAGAAGTGAAGCATGACAATACTGTTACCTGGTTAGCATTTTGGAAAAATCCAATTGATCCGAAAGCATTCAAGTACGTCTTTTTAGACGATACTAGCTCATGGAAAGGCCAAAGTGACAAGGACAAATATGAGAAAGCAAGGCTACTCAAG GACTACATACTCGATATAAGAGCAAATTATAGAAAGGACTTTAGGAACAAAGATCTAATGAAGCAACAAATTTCCGTGGCTGCTTACCTTATTGATATGTTGGCCCTCAGGGCCGGGAACGAGAAGgatgacgatgaagctgacacaGTTGGTTGTTGTACATTGAAAGTTGAGAATGTCAGCTTAGTGCCTCAGACAAACAAGTTAGAGATCAACTTCCTTGGAAAAGATTCGATTAAATATGAAAACACTGTTGAAGTCGACCCTCTTGTTTATAAAGCAATTGGAGAGTTTAAAAAGG GAAAAAATACCGGCGAGGAGCTTTTTGATAAGCTAGATACATATAAACTCAATGCTCATCTCAAGGAGCTCATGCCGGGCCTCACAGCAAAAGTTTTCCGCACATACAATGCATCTATCACTTTGGATAAGCTGCTGAACAGTGAAATCATGAATCGCAATGTTGCAGAAAAAGTTGTTGTTTATAATCGTGCAAACAAAGAGGTTGCTAAGTTATGTAATCACCAACGATCCGAGCCAAAGTCGCATGGCGCACAAATGCTAAAGTTAAGAGACAATATTGTTAAGTTGAAGGGTGTATTAGATGGACTGGAAACCAATTTGCACAGGGTGAGAAAAGGGAAAGCTCCACTGCAGCTGGATGCTGATGATGGGAAACCAAAGAAGAATTTTACCCCCGAAAT ATTGCAGAGGAAGATTAAGCTGACACTTGACAAGATTGAGAAGACCGAACGGGATATGGATTTAAAGAAGGAACTAAAAACTACTGCGTTAGGCACATCTAAGACTAATTATCTTGATCCTAGAATTTCAGTTGCTTGGTGTAAGCGCCATGAAGTCCCAATTGAGAAG ATATTCAACAAGTCGCTTCTGGCAAAGTTTGCTTGGGCAATGGATGTTGATccaagcttcagattttga